The Flavobacteriales bacterium genome includes a region encoding these proteins:
- a CDS encoding MBL fold metallo-hydrolase, with product MISIEKFEFNPFAENTYILFDETKECVIIDPGCYDATEQQLLSQYIEYEKLKPKFLLNTHCHIDHIFGNNYIKQKFDIPFYAHEMDMPVLESGHRTAMLYQLSYDESPKPDAFLDVSKKISFGNSELSMLFTPGHSPGSVCFVATEQKFIIGGDVLFRQSIGRTDLPGGNHKTLIESIKNQLYTLPDEFVVYPGHGQSTTIGFEKQYNPFTR from the coding sequence ATGATTTCTATCGAAAAATTTGAGTTTAATCCTTTTGCGGAAAACACCTATATACTGTTTGACGAAACCAAAGAATGTGTGATAATTGACCCTGGGTGCTATGATGCCACCGAGCAACAACTACTTTCACAATACATTGAATATGAAAAACTTAAACCGAAATTTTTACTCAACACACATTGCCATATCGATCATATTTTTGGCAATAACTATATCAAACAAAAGTTCGATATACCATTTTATGCCCACGAGATGGATATGCCTGTACTTGAATCGGGGCATCGCACAGCAATGTTGTATCAATTGAGTTACGATGAATCACCAAAGCCGGATGCTTTTTTGGATGTTTCAAAAAAGATTAGCTTTGGAAACTCCGAATTATCCATGCTTTTTACTCCAGGTCACTCACCGGGAAGCGTGTGCTTTGTGGCAACCGAACAGAAATTTATTATTGGTGGCGATGTGCTTTTCCGTCAAAGCATTGGTCGCACCGATTTGCCTGGAGGCAATCACAAAACGTTAATCGAATCAATAAAAAATCAACTTTATACATTGCCGGATGAATTTGTCGTTTATCCTGGCCATGGCCAATCAACCACCATTGGTTTTGAGAAACAATACAACCCGTTTACTCGTTAG
- a CDS encoding class I SAM-dependent methyltransferase: protein MNLDYKTINKALWNKRTESHIDSDFYDNESFMQGRNSLNEIEMEFLTDIKGKSILHLQCHFGQDSISLARLGAMVTGADISDASIKMAEEMAAKMNVPSTFICSDLYELPNVLNQKFDMVFTSYGTIGWLPDVEKWASVVSHFLKPGGHFVMADFHPVVWMYDDDFKEVTYRYFNAEPIIEQSEGSYADTDSPISLPSIGWNHGMAEILSALMHNNVQIKTFREYDYSPYPCFRHTEEFAPNKFRIKHFGDKIPMVYAIVGERNG, encoded by the coding sequence ATGAATTTGGATTACAAAACAATTAACAAAGCCCTTTGGAATAAGCGAACCGAAAGTCATATTGATTCGGATTTTTATGACAACGAAAGTTTTATGCAGGGTAGAAATTCTTTGAATGAGATTGAGATGGAATTTTTAACCGATATCAAGGGTAAATCCATACTTCATTTGCAATGTCATTTTGGACAAGATAGCATTTCGTTGGCTCGCTTGGGGGCAATGGTAACCGGAGCAGATATTTCGGATGCATCCATAAAAATGGCAGAGGAAATGGCCGCAAAAATGAATGTTCCATCCACCTTTATTTGTTCTGACCTATATGAATTGCCCAATGTATTGAATCAAAAATTTGATATGGTTTTTACCTCTTATGGCACCATTGGCTGGTTGCCCGATGTTGAGAAATGGGCTTCAGTCGTTTCCCATTTTTTAAAGCCCGGTGGCCACTTTGTAATGGCAGATTTTCATCCGGTGGTATGGATGTATGACGATGATTTTAAAGAGGTTACTTATCGTTATTTTAATGCCGAACCAATTATTGAGCAAAGCGAAGGTAGCTATGCAGACACAGATTCACCCATTTCGTTACCATCTATAGGTTGGAATCATGGGATGGCCGAAATCCTTTCTGCATTGATGCATAATAATGTTCAGATTAAAACTTTTCGCGAATACGACTATTCGCCCTATCCATGCTTTCGGCACACAGAGGAGTTTGCCCCAAATAAATTTCGAATTAAACATTTCGGAGATAAAATACCGATGGTTTATGCCATTGTGGGGGAGAGGAATGGGTGA
- a CDS encoding YqgE/AlgH family protein, producing MKIFKNFFKSDNGNERKQQDPIVKTSLTFEELSRGDVIVSKPYATHNLFEKTVILILNKNEKSISGIILNKSVGLTLKDWHSHFNSSDFPIMCGGPAQEDKIFVLNKYDTLLKSNVKISDKIYFSSNIEEVFTWLDYKKFSTKDIRIFRGVTGWRIEQFRTEMEEGAWNIFRVNGFQLSDSDNPDLWYEFYPDFQVEPDFKIYPRLKHNLNHAMYKENKITEGEFIEADERHFIYQDFLSDDLTIVFVRDVGSYYQYLNGDFFEQYPHFDVEMLLRLAIWNLEEDILDNIQLQSDPEDVIMLMAGGEFESSLILSSGVLANLHRNFGNNLIMAIPTRDLLLFCKGGNEVALVNMKNMVEHYFKNPETKGILSKGIYKIENSLIELLESAF from the coding sequence ATGAAAATATTTAAAAACTTTTTTAAATCAGACAACGGAAATGAACGCAAACAACAAGACCCAATTGTTAAAACTTCGTTGACTTTCGAAGAACTTTCTCGAGGTGATGTAATTGTCTCAAAGCCTTATGCAACACATAACCTTTTTGAAAAGACAGTCATTCTCATACTTAATAAAAATGAAAAAAGTATTTCCGGAATTATCTTGAATAAATCGGTTGGTTTAACTCTTAAAGATTGGCATTCACATTTTAATTCTTCAGATTTTCCAATTATGTGCGGAGGACCAGCTCAAGAAGATAAAATTTTTGTTCTTAATAAATATGATACTTTACTAAAATCGAATGTTAAAATTTCTGACAAAATATATTTTAGTTCGAATATAGAAGAGGTGTTTACTTGGCTGGATTATAAAAAGTTCTCTACCAAGGACATTAGAATCTTCAGAGGTGTGACTGGCTGGAGAATTGAGCAGTTTCGAACGGAAATGGAAGAAGGTGCGTGGAACATTTTTAGGGTAAATGGTTTTCAACTTTCTGATTCCGATAATCCCGATTTATGGTATGAATTTTATCCTGATTTTCAAGTGGAACCAGATTTCAAAATTTACCCACGACTAAAACATAATTTGAATCATGCAATGTATAAAGAAAACAAAATTACTGAAGGGGAATTTATAGAAGCTGATGAAAGACACTTTATATATCAAGACTTCCTATCGGATGATTTAACAATTGTTTTTGTACGTGATGTTGGTTCATATTATCAATACTTGAATGGCGATTTTTTTGAGCAATATCCTCATTTTGATGTCGAGATGTTATTAAGACTCGCAATTTGGAATCTTGAAGAAGATATTTTAGATAATATTCAATTGCAGAGTGACCCAGAAGATGTTATTATGCTAATGGCAGGCGGAGAGTTTGAATCATCTTTAATTCTTAGTTCTGGAGTTTTGGCTAATTTACATAGAAATTTTGGTAACAATTTAATCATGGCAATTCCAACCAGAGATTTGTTACTTTTTTGTAAAGGAGGTAATGAGGTAGCCCTTGTAAATATGAAAAATATGGTTGAACATTACTTTAAAAATCCTGAAACCAAAGGCATTCTATCGAAGGGTATCTACAAAATCGAAAACTCTTTGATAGAACTTCTGGAGTCGGCCTTTTAA
- a CDS encoding DUF1003 domain-containing protein, with the protein MDKNISNLLKAESKQIEKLQEIVRKSLQEEELITQNLLNPPKELLSRGQKISDRVAKFGGSWAFIISFLVILTVWIVFNITAPKGDEFDPYPFILMNLILSCIAALQAPIIMMSQNRQEEKDRKRSENDYLINLKAELEIRSLHQKIDLLVQEQIKVLYDNQAKQMEMLKKIESK; encoded by the coding sequence ATGGATAAGAATATTTCAAATTTGTTAAAGGCCGAAAGTAAACAAATAGAAAAACTACAGGAGATTGTAAGAAAATCGTTGCAGGAAGAGGAGTTGATTACCCAAAATCTATTAAATCCTCCCAAAGAGCTGCTGAGTAGGGGGCAAAAAATTTCGGACAGAGTTGCCAAATTTGGTGGAAGTTGGGCATTTATAATTTCTTTTTTAGTCATTTTAACAGTTTGGATAGTTTTTAATATTACCGCCCCAAAAGGTGATGAATTCGACCCTTATCCATTCATATTGATGAATTTAATTCTTTCGTGTATTGCCGCGTTGCAAGCTCCCATAATTATGATGAGCCAAAATAGACAAGAAGAAAAGGATAGAAAACGCAGCGAAAATGATTATTTGATTAACCTAAAAGCAGAATTAGAAATACGGTCGTTGCACCAAAAAATTGATTTACTCGTGCAAGAACAAATCAAAGTTTTATACGATAATCAAGCAAAACAAATGGAAATGTTAAAGAAGATTGAATCAAAGTAG
- the lpdA gene encoding dihydrolipoyl dehydrogenase produces MAFDLLVIGSGPGGYVAAIRGAQLGMKVAVVEKSELGGVCLNWGCIPTKALLKSAQVFQYIHHAADYGISVKDANADFPAVVKRSRDVANGMSKGIQFLMKKNKIEVITGFGRLVGKGKVEVDNNGQKTTVEAKNIILATGARERELPHLKIDHKKIIGYHEALALPSLPKSMVIVGSGAIGSEFAYFYNAMDTEVTLVEFMPNIVPNEDEEVSKTLEKEFKKQGIKVMTSSSVEKVDTSGKDCKVSIKTAKGMEEMNVEIVLSAVGVQTNIEGIGLETMGIKTDKGRVLVDDFYQTNVAGIYAIGDIVPGPALAHVASAEGIICVEKIAGHHPEPLDYGNIPGCTYTSPEISSVGYTEAKAKEAGYEIKVGKFPFSASGKASAAGAKEGFVKVIFDAKYGEFLGAHMIGMNVTEMIAEVVAARKLETTGHEIIKTVHPHPTMSEAVMEAAAAAYGEVIHL; encoded by the coding sequence ATGGCATTTGATTTATTGGTAATTGGAAGCGGACCCGGAGGATATGTTGCAGCTATTAGAGGTGCACAATTAGGCATGAAAGTGGCGGTGGTTGAAAAATCAGAATTGGGCGGCGTTTGTTTAAACTGGGGATGTATTCCCACCAAAGCCCTTCTAAAATCGGCTCAGGTTTTTCAGTACATTCATCATGCTGCCGACTATGGAATAAGTGTAAAAGATGCAAATGCAGATTTTCCGGCAGTGGTAAAACGCAGTCGGGATGTGGCCAACGGAATGAGTAAAGGCATTCAGTTTTTAATGAAAAAAAACAAAATTGAAGTTATTACAGGTTTTGGCAGGCTGGTAGGCAAAGGAAAAGTGGAGGTGGATAACAATGGTCAAAAAACTACTGTTGAAGCCAAAAACATTATCTTGGCCACAGGTGCAAGAGAGCGAGAGTTGCCACATTTAAAAATAGATCACAAAAAAATAATTGGATATCACGAAGCATTGGCATTGCCAAGTTTGCCAAAGTCCATGGTTATTGTGGGTAGCGGTGCCATAGGCAGCGAGTTTGCCTATTTTTATAATGCCATGGATACAGAAGTTACCTTAGTTGAATTTATGCCTAACATTGTTCCAAACGAGGACGAAGAGGTATCAAAAACACTTGAGAAAGAATTTAAAAAACAAGGTATAAAGGTGATGACATCATCATCGGTAGAAAAAGTGGATACCAGCGGAAAAGACTGTAAAGTATCTATAAAAACAGCCAAAGGAATGGAAGAAATGAACGTCGAAATCGTTTTGTCGGCGGTTGGCGTTCAAACCAATATTGAGGGTATTGGTCTTGAAACCATGGGAATAAAAACCGACAAAGGCCGGGTGTTGGTAGATGATTTCTACCAAACCAATGTAGCAGGTATTTATGCTATTGGCGACATCGTTCCTGGGCCGGCATTGGCACACGTGGCAAGTGCTGAAGGCATTATCTGTGTTGAAAAAATAGCCGGACACCACCCCGAACCGCTTGACTATGGAAACATTCCGGGTTGCACCTACACTTCTCCTGAAATTTCCTCGGTTGGTTATACGGAGGCAAAAGCAAAAGAAGCAGGATACGAAATTAAAGTGGGCAAATTCCCATTTTCGGCCAGCGGAAAGGCGAGTGCCGCCGGAGCCAAAGAAGGTTTTGTTAAGGTAATTTTCGATGCCAAGTATGGCGAATTTTTAGGTGCTCACATGATAGGTATGAACGTAACGGAAATGATTGCCGAAGTGGTTGCTGCCCGAAAATTGGAAACCACAGGACACGAAATCATTAAAACCGTACACCCGCACCCCACTATGAGTGAGGCCGTTATGGAAGCCGCCGCCGCTGCTTATGGCGAAGTGATACACCTTTAA